In a single window of the Arachis hypogaea cultivar Tifrunner chromosome 6, arahy.Tifrunner.gnm2.J5K5, whole genome shotgun sequence genome:
- the LOC112696941 gene encoding protein VAPYRIN, with the protein MDRLIKLDPSNTISIRIEPNQKCHGHVTLCNVMHTMPVAFNLQPQIKCRYTVKPHSGIISPLSTLTVEISYNLPQGSTLPDSFPRSKDTFLLHSCVVPGAAINEPSSMVDCVPSEWFSAKKKQVFVDTGIKIVFLGSTILVKLIGDDHGSMDDIREVLERSDPSWKAVDSIDSNGETLLHLAISRKRADVVQLLLEFEANLEARNGSGSTPLEAAASSGAALIAELLLAHKANIERQETSTFGPIHVAAKQGHCEVLRLLLLKGARVDSLTKDGNTALHLAVEENKIECVKLLLANGARTDIRNAGKGDTVLHIAASTGDHNMVELLLRNGVNKYVRNDSSKAAYDVAAEKGHSRIFDALRLGDDLCIAARKGEVRSIQKLLEKGAFVNGRDQNGWTPLHRACFKGRIDAVHVLLEKGIDLNAEDEEGYTALHCAVECGNADVAEVLVKKGADVEARSKKGITALQVAKALRYVGITRILVNGGASTLDHQMVVPDSGAVVPIKSKIDAKWKMMNKKNKKKEDGGGGFDRGSTTPAIPMVGS; encoded by the exons ATGGACAGGCTCATAAAATTAGACCCATCAAACACAATCTCAATAAGAATTGAACCAAATCAAAAGTGCCATGGTCATGTCACCCTATGCAACGTCATGCACACCATGCCAGTGGCTTTCAACCTCCAACCACAAATAAAATGTCGCTACACAGTGAAGCCACATTCAGGAATCATATCTCCATTATCTACACTCACCGTGGAAATATCCTACAATCTCCCACAAGGATCGACGCTGCCGGACTCTTTCCCTCGCTCCAAAGACACTTTCCTCCTCCACAGTTGTGTGGTCCCTGGCGCAGCCATCAATGAACCTTCCTCCATGGTTGATTGTGTCCCAAGCGAGTGGTTCTCGGCGAAAAAGAAGCAAGTCTTCGTGGATACCGGCATCAAGATCGTGTTTCTTGGATCCACAATTCTGGTTAAGCTCATTGGAGATGATCATGGTTCCATGGATGACATAAGAGAAGTTCTAGAACGGAGCGATCCCTCGTGGAAAGCGGTTGATTCGATCGACTCGAACGGCGAAACGTTGCTCCATTTGGCGATTTCGCGGAAGAGAGCGGATGTTGTTCAGTTGCTACTAGAATTTGAGGCTAACTTAGAGGCGCGAAACGGTTCTGGATCAACGCCACTAGAGGCTGCAGCATCTTCAGGTGCAGCCTTAATAGCTGAGCTTCTATTAGCTCACAAGGCCAACATAGAAAGACAAGAAACTTCGACATTTGGACCCATCCACGTCGCTGCTAAACAAGGACACTGCGAAGTTTTGAGGCTCTTGTTACTCAAAG GTGCAAGAGTGGACTCGCTCACAAAAGATGGCAACACAGCGTTACACCTTGCggttgaagaaaataaaatagaatgcgTTAAGCTCTTACTAGCAAACGGTGCCAGAACCGACATTCGCAACGCCGGCAAAGGCGACACCGTCTTACACATAGCAGCATCCACCGGGGATCATAACATGGTCGAACTCTTGCTACGAAACGGTGTGAACAAGTATGTTAGAAATGATTCATCAAAAGCTGCATATGATGTTGCAGCAGAGAAAGGACACTCTAGAATCTTCGATGCGCTGAGGCTCGGCGACGATTTGTGCATTGCTGCAAGGAAAGGAGAAGTGAGATCAATACAAAAGTTGCTTGAGAAGGGTGCGTTTGTCAATGGTAGGGACCAGAATGGGTGGACTCCGTTGCACAGGGCTTGTTTCAAAGGGAGGATCGACGCAGTGCACGTGCTTTTGGAGAAAGGGATTGATTTGAATGCAGAGGATGAAGAAGG GTACACTGCTTTGCACTGTGCTGTTGAATGTGGAAATGCTGATGTGGCAGAGGTTTTGGTGAAGAAAGGTGCTGATGTTGAAGCCAGGAGTAAGAAGGGTATCACTGCTTTGCAGGTGGCCAAGGCGCTTCGCTACGTTGGGATCACAAGAATTCTTGTCAATGGTGGTGCTAGTACTTTGGATCATCAAATGGTGGTGCCAGATTCCGGTGCAGTGGTTCCAATTAAGAGTAAAATTGATGCTAAGTGGAAAATGATgaacaagaagaacaagaagaaggagGACGGTGGCGGTGGCTTTGATCGTGGTTCAACTACTCCGGCTATACCTATGGTTGGTTCATGA